One window of Eisenibacter elegans DSM 3317 genomic DNA carries:
- a CDS encoding MerR family transcriptional regulator, whose amino-acid sequence MSMIPPFPDDEIEKKYYSISEVAKMLDVNPSLIRFWESEFDILRPVKNKNGERRFTKKDIEDLQVIYHLVKEKGYTLEGAKEYIKHEASLVRDRLQTIDKLRKLRDFLQNLRDTLT is encoded by the coding sequence ATGTCTATGATTCCCCCGTTTCCTGATGACGAAATTGAAAAGAAATATTACAGCATTTCGGAGGTAGCCAAAATGCTGGATGTCAACCCTTCGCTTATTCGATTTTGGGAGTCAGAGTTTGATATTTTGCGCCCCGTAAAAAATAAAAACGGAGAAAGACGCTTTACCAAAAAAGATATAGAAGACTTACAAGTGATTTATCACCTTGTAAAAGAGAAAGGCTATACCCTCGAAGGTGCCAAGGAATATATCAAACACGAGGCCAGCCTCGTGCGTGATCGCCTGCAAACCATCGATAAGCTCCGCAAGCTTCGTGATTTTTTGCAAAACCTACGTGATACCCTTACCTAA
- a CDS encoding lysoplasmalogenase — protein MLFFWLYCAAAVLNLSALATAHPFLEYVSKPLLMVFLGIHFYQGNPFKANPTARWVMLALLGSWGGDVLLLFAKHDSAFFIGGLSSFLFAHLAYIQAYRYAVGHSSEPSLLGRKPWLYVPFMLLYLTLYGYLYPHLGAMQIPVAVYALAIVGMSLAALNRFRLTSPQSFQLVFGGALLFMLSDTCIALNKFVQPFEAAGIVIMSTYIIAQYLIVRGILIHLKAQMTEG, from the coding sequence ATGCTCTTCTTTTGGCTTTATTGTGCAGCGGCAGTGCTCAACTTGAGCGCCTTGGCAACGGCTCATCCCTTCTTGGAATATGTCAGTAAGCCTCTACTAATGGTTTTTTTGGGGATTCACTTTTATCAAGGCAACCCCTTCAAGGCTAACCCTACTGCCCGTTGGGTGATGTTGGCCTTGTTAGGTTCTTGGGGCGGCGATGTGTTGCTCTTATTTGCAAAACATGACAGTGCTTTTTTTATTGGAGGATTGTCCAGCTTTTTGTTTGCACACTTGGCCTATATTCAAGCCTATCGCTATGCCGTAGGACACAGCAGCGAGCCTAGTTTGCTGGGGCGCAAACCTTGGCTATATGTCCCGTTTATGTTGCTCTATCTGACGCTCTATGGCTACCTGTACCCGCACTTGGGCGCGATGCAAATCCCGGTGGCGGTCTATGCACTCGCCATTGTAGGGATGAGCCTTGCGGCACTCAATCGCTTCAGGCTGACTTCGCCCCAAAGCTTTCAACTAGTTTTTGGTGGAGCATTGCTGTTTATGTTGTCAGATACCTGTATTGCCCTCAATAAGTTTGTCCAACCTTTTGAGGCCGCCGGTATAGTGATTATGAGTACTTATATCATAGCACAGTACCTTATTGTAAGGGGTATTTTGATACATCTCAAAGCTCAGATGACTGAGGGATAA
- a CDS encoding flavin-containing monooxygenase produces the protein MDTPQKVCIIGAGSSGIAAAKVLHEKGIPFDCYEKGSGIGGNWRYMNDNGMSSAYRSLHINTSRAMMAYSDFPMPDDYPDYPSHFQMLEYFESFVDRFGFRDKIIFNTGVADVKREADNSYTITTDKGNTERYAAVMVANGHHWCARYPEPGFPGTLDGTVMHSHDYKTPEGIFGPGKHVVVLGIGNSGVDIACEAARVGSADITIISRSGAYIFPKYIWGQPFDMLGKLNVSFLPLAWKRQLIALNLWLARGKQEDYGIPKPKRPLLSEHPTISPDLLHLAGHGRIKVRQTNIKELRGDHILLEDGTTLKADVLIYATGYKIAFPFFKEDFFRQVEISNNIQLYKRVVHPDYPNLYFIGLLQPLGAIMPLAEIQSEWIARVMTGEVALPSEAQMRKDIDAAAQKVNKQYKQAARHTIQVDFQPYINLIKAEMRKHRTGKAPRTNKVSVPA, from the coding sequence ATGGATACACCACAAAAAGTTTGCATCATCGGTGCTGGTTCTTCAGGGATTGCTGCGGCCAAGGTCTTACACGAAAAGGGTATTCCCTTTGATTGTTATGAAAAAGGCTCGGGTATAGGCGGCAATTGGCGCTATATGAATGACAACGGAATGTCTTCGGCCTACCGCTCGCTCCATATCAATACTTCCCGAGCAATGATGGCCTATTCCGACTTTCCTATGCCGGATGATTACCCCGACTATCCTAGCCACTTCCAGATGCTTGAGTACTTCGAGAGCTTTGTAGACCGCTTTGGCTTTCGGGATAAAATCATCTTCAACACCGGCGTAGCCGACGTAAAACGTGAAGCTGACAATAGTTACACCATCACTACCGACAAAGGGAATACCGAGCGCTATGCGGCAGTGATGGTGGCTAATGGGCATCACTGGTGCGCTCGTTATCCTGAGCCGGGCTTCCCCGGTACACTCGACGGTACAGTGATGCATTCCCACGACTATAAAACACCTGAGGGGATTTTCGGCCCGGGCAAGCACGTAGTGGTATTGGGTATTGGCAACTCAGGGGTGGATATTGCCTGTGAGGCCGCCCGCGTAGGTAGCGCCGACATTACCATTATCAGCCGTAGTGGCGCTTACATTTTCCCTAAATATATCTGGGGACAACCTTTTGATATGCTCGGCAAACTCAATGTCAGCTTTCTGCCGTTGGCTTGGAAGCGCCAACTCATCGCCCTTAACCTATGGCTTGCCCGAGGCAAACAAGAGGACTATGGTATCCCTAAACCCAAGCGTCCACTCTTGTCCGAACACCCCACTATCTCGCCAGACTTGCTGCACCTTGCAGGACACGGGCGTATCAAAGTACGTCAAACCAATATCAAAGAACTACGTGGCGACCATATTTTGCTCGAAGATGGCACTACCCTCAAGGCCGATGTGCTGATTTATGCTACAGGATACAAAATCGCTTTCCCGTTTTTCAAGGAGGATTTCTTCCGTCAAGTCGAAATAAGCAACAACATTCAGCTCTACAAACGTGTGGTACATCCTGACTATCCCAACCTCTACTTTATTGGTTTGTTGCAGCCCTTGGGAGCCATTATGCCACTGGCCGAAATACAATCAGAATGGATTGCCCGAGTGATGACCGGCGAGGTGGCCTTGCCCTCCGAAGCCCAAATGCGCAAAGATATTGATGCGGCTGCACAAAAAGTAAACAAACAATACAAGCAGGCTGCCCGACATACTATACAGGTTGATTTTCAGCCTTACATCAATCTCATCAAGGCGGAGATGCGTAAACACCGTACTGGCAAAGCTCCTCGAACCAACAAGGTCAGCGTGCCAGCCTGA
- a CDS encoding PQQ-dependent sugar dehydrogenase has product MKKSLIASLMYCTLGLATVCWQCRSSDDPQPQLDWTLKVDTLLTNLQNPWGAAFLPTGALLITERAGNLLLWNPNTGGTPQPISGLPSDIYVQGQGGLLDIQLHPQYTQNGWIYFVAARRTSSQGGNTAIYRTKLQGTQLQDTQVLFQGVPSSTAGQHFGARLTFDDQGFIYMGIGDRGTPQQSQSINNHIGTIVRLHDDGRIPSNNPFVQTPNAQPEIWSYGHRNPQGLFFDTTRRILWAHEHGPQGGDELNRIERGGNYGWPEVTFGINYNGTTISEETEREGMVSPIIHWSPAIAPCGLLIVKGDRYPGWQGDALLGSLVARHLRYLKLNAQGKIQSQERLLDGIGRVRWVGQAPDGLIYVLTETPGMLLKISPQ; this is encoded by the coding sequence ATGAAAAAATCGCTTATTGCCTCTCTGATGTATTGTACTCTTGGGTTGGCTACTGTATGTTGGCAATGCCGCTCTTCGGACGACCCTCAGCCCCAGCTCGACTGGACGCTCAAGGTAGATACCCTGCTTACCAACTTGCAAAACCCTTGGGGTGCTGCTTTTTTACCCACCGGAGCGCTGCTCATCACAGAGCGTGCCGGCAATTTGCTGCTGTGGAATCCCAATACTGGTGGCACACCGCAGCCCATTTCAGGTCTGCCTTCTGACATCTATGTTCAGGGGCAAGGAGGCTTGCTCGATATCCAGCTACATCCACAATATACCCAAAACGGTTGGATTTATTTTGTAGCCGCTCGCCGCACGAGCAGCCAAGGAGGCAATACGGCGATTTATCGTACCAAACTACAAGGCACACAGCTTCAGGATACTCAGGTGCTTTTCCAAGGTGTGCCTTCCAGTACGGCAGGGCAGCACTTTGGCGCTAGGCTCACCTTCGACGACCAGGGGTTTATCTACATGGGCATTGGCGATAGGGGTACCCCCCAACAATCGCAATCCATCAATAATCATATTGGTACTATCGTCCGCCTACACGACGACGGGCGCATTCCGAGTAACAACCCGTTTGTGCAAACACCCAACGCCCAACCCGAAATATGGTCTTATGGGCATCGCAACCCACAGGGCTTGTTTTTTGATACTACACGCCGCATTTTATGGGCACACGAACACGGCCCACAAGGCGGTGATGAGCTAAACCGCATTGAGCGAGGAGGCAACTACGGCTGGCCTGAGGTTACCTTTGGCATCAATTACAACGGTACTACCATCAGCGAAGAGACCGAGCGCGAAGGGATGGTCTCCCCCATCATCCACTGGAGCCCGGCCATTGCCCCTTGTGGCTTGCTGATTGTCAAAGGCGACCGCTACCCCGGGTGGCAGGGCGATGCCTTGCTAGGCTCTTTGGTCGCAAGGCACTTGCGCTATCTCAAGCTCAACGCACAAGGCAAGATTCAAAGCCAAGAGCGCCTACTAGATGGCATTGGCCGCGTACGTTGGGTCGGGCAAGCCCCCGATGGGTTGATCTACGTCTTGACCGAAACCCCCGGAATGTTGCTCAAAATCAGCCCTCAATAG
- a CDS encoding TonB-dependent receptor gives MNSTSYFRLHLTILLLGWGLALPLYAQKTLQGTITEQDDSGQPQPLVGATIFWENTNTGAITDADGHFEIPFHPSTRRLVIKYVGYETVSLLINETTFYLTHTLKSDAQSLDAVTVSASKSLDVQTIQSEVITKRDLQKAACCNLSESFQNNIAVDVSLTDAVSGTKQIKMLGLDGVYAQLMTENVPAIRGLNAKQGLTFLPGTWIQSIDINKGAGSVANGYESITGQINIELAKPDDSERMLLNLYGNHFGRLEANINTAHKLTNRWSTALLMHGSTQQLRQDMNGNGFLDMPIGTTLTALNRWKYSGKKLIVQAGIQALYDDRQAGQAIFRLGQERRTDLPYGVMQRNERLQGFLKAGWLNPENPTQSIALINNATYHRFAGSWGMNVFEAQEQLAQVQLIYQNNLGYRHELRTGLSYLYNRFDTQYQEIQPNRNRLWLDTREESVPGAFLEHTFKPSERFAAVSGVRIDWHNLYGTFFSPRLHLKYDLSDALIWRASGGRGYRVANPIIENMGYLISARRVDFEGELLPEQAWNYGTSLSYAFNINNQPGLLSIDYYRTDFENQVVADLDSDPQRLRFYNLDGQAFANSLQIAANYEPFKRFDVSLAYKWYDVRSTINGQLRSMPFVPTHRWAMSLSYATNFDKWQFDVNLQYMGTQRLPDWEGQASRSPAFALLNAQVTRRFRRLELYVGGENLGNFMQPNPIIGFDNPFGNNFDAGRIYGPIMGAMAYAGLRFYIK, from the coding sequence ATGAACTCTACGTCTTATTTCCGATTACACCTCACAATCTTGTTGCTAGGATGGGGACTGGCTTTGCCACTATACGCCCAAAAGACCCTGCAAGGCACCATCACTGAGCAAGACGACTCCGGCCAACCACAACCACTGGTAGGCGCTACAATCTTTTGGGAAAATACCAATACCGGAGCCATCACCGATGCCGATGGGCATTTTGAAATCCCTTTTCACCCAAGTACCCGCCGCCTGGTGATCAAGTATGTAGGCTATGAGACAGTCAGCCTTCTAATCAATGAGACCACCTTTTACTTGACACATACGCTCAAGAGTGATGCCCAAAGCTTGGACGCTGTAACGGTAAGTGCCAGCAAGAGCTTGGATGTACAAACAATTCAGAGTGAGGTGATTACCAAGCGTGATTTGCAAAAGGCGGCTTGCTGCAATTTGTCTGAAAGCTTTCAAAACAATATCGCGGTCGATGTATCGTTGACAGATGCCGTATCAGGTACCAAACAAATCAAAATGCTGGGGCTGGATGGGGTGTATGCCCAATTGATGACGGAGAACGTGCCGGCTATCAGAGGGTTGAATGCCAAACAAGGGCTAACGTTTTTGCCCGGAACTTGGATACAGTCTATCGACATCAACAAAGGTGCAGGCTCAGTAGCCAATGGGTATGAGTCGATTACTGGGCAAATCAATATCGAGTTGGCTAAGCCGGATGATAGCGAACGGATGCTGCTGAATCTGTATGGCAATCATTTTGGCCGCCTCGAAGCCAATATCAATACGGCCCATAAACTGACCAACCGCTGGAGTACGGCCTTGTTGATGCACGGCAGTACCCAACAGCTCCGGCAAGATATGAACGGTAATGGTTTTTTGGATATGCCCATCGGCACCACACTTACCGCGCTCAATCGATGGAAGTATAGCGGCAAAAAGCTTATTGTACAGGCGGGTATCCAAGCATTGTACGACGACCGCCAAGCCGGACAGGCCATCTTTCGACTTGGGCAGGAACGCCGCACCGACCTGCCCTACGGAGTCATGCAACGCAATGAGCGCTTACAAGGCTTTTTGAAAGCCGGATGGCTCAACCCCGAAAATCCTACGCAGAGCATCGCTTTGATTAACAACGCGACCTACCACCGCTTTGCTGGCAGTTGGGGAATGAATGTTTTTGAGGCGCAAGAACAATTGGCACAAGTACAGCTTATTTATCAAAATAACCTTGGCTATCGGCACGAGCTGCGCACAGGACTGAGCTATCTCTACAACCGATTCGACACACAGTATCAAGAGATTCAACCCAATCGTAACCGCTTGTGGCTCGATACCCGTGAGGAGTCCGTACCCGGAGCGTTTTTAGAGCACACATTCAAACCCTCAGAACGCTTCGCCGCAGTTTCGGGAGTAAGGATTGATTGGCACAACCTGTATGGTACGTTTTTTAGTCCGCGCCTGCATCTCAAATACGATTTGAGCGATGCACTTATTTGGCGTGCTTCGGGAGGAAGGGGATACCGTGTTGCCAACCCCATCATCGAAAATATGGGCTACCTTATCAGTGCCCGTAGGGTAGACTTTGAGGGGGAGCTACTACCAGAACAAGCCTGGAATTATGGCACTAGCCTCTCCTATGCTTTCAATATCAACAACCAGCCCGGCTTGCTCAGCATCGACTATTACCGGACTGATTTTGAAAACCAAGTAGTAGCAGACCTCGACAGCGACCCACAACGTCTACGGTTTTATAACCTCGACGGACAGGCCTTTGCTAACAGCCTTCAGATAGCGGCCAACTATGAACCTTTCAAACGCTTTGATGTGAGCTTGGCTTACAAATGGTATGATGTACGCAGTACCATCAACGGCCAACTGCGCTCAATGCCCTTTGTACCTACCCATCGTTGGGCAATGAGCCTAAGCTATGCCACCAACTTTGACAAATGGCAGTTTGATGTCAATCTACAATATATGGGTACACAACGCCTACCCGATTGGGAAGGCCAAGCCTCCCGCAGCCCTGCTTTTGCCTTGCTGAACGCACAGGTTACCCGACGTTTCCGGCGTTTAGAACTATA